In the genome of Mixta calida, the window TTCCCCACGCTGGATGTCGGCGTCGGCGCGACGCGCGCCCGCACGCTGTCGGCGGCGACCGGCGCGCCGCATGACGGCAACGTTTATCAGGGGCTGTTGCAGGCGAATTACGACGTGGATCTTTGGGGCTCGCGCAGCAGCAGCATCGACGCGGCGCGCGCCTCGCTGGCGGCGCAGCAGGCGGCGGCCGCAGCGGCCGAGCTGACCATCGCCACCTCGGTGGCGTCCGGCTATATGTCGCTCCTGGCGCTGGATGAACAGCTGCGCGTCACCCAGGCGACGCTGGCGACGCGGGAGAACTCGCTGAATCTGGCGCAGCGTCAGTTTGAAGCGGGCTATACCTCGCGGCTGGAATGGATGCAGGCGGCGTCGGAATATCAGGCGGCGAAGGCGCAGATCCCGCAGCTTGAGCATCAGATCCGCCAGCAGGAGAACGCGCTGAGCATTCTGGTCGGCATGAATCCGCGCCATATCGCGCGCCAGACGCGCTTCGCGCAGGTGATGCCGCAGCGGATGCCGTCGCTGCTGCCTTCGCAGCTGTTGCAGCGACGACCGGATATTGTGCAGGCGCAACGCCAGCTGCTGGCGGCGGACAGCTCGCTCGCCTCGTCGCAGGCGAAGCTGCTGCCGTCGCTGAATCTGACCGCTTCCGGCACGTTGCAAACCTCGGTGCTGCATCAGCTGGTGGACAATCCTTTCCGTCTGTGGAGCGTCGGCGGCAGCGTGCTGGCGCCGCTGCTGAACCGCGAAGCGCTAACGGCGCAGGTCGACGTCTCGATGGCGACGCGCAATCAGGCGCTTTATGCCTATGAAAAAGTGGTGCGCAACGCCTTCAGCGAGGTCAACGACGCGCTCGACGCTATCGAACAAACCCAGGCGCAGCTGCGGGAAGTGGAAAAACAGCAGGAGATCGCCGCGGATACGTTGCGCATCGCCCGCAACCGCTATCAGAACGGCTACGCTTCCTATCTTGATGAGCTGGATGCGCAGCGCACGCTGTTTAGCGCGCAGCTCAATGTGGTGCAGCTGAAAAACACTCTGCTGCAGGCGCAAATCGATCTCTAT includes:
- a CDS encoding efflux transporter outer membrane subunit, with translation MTGRKLQTLALLIPLLAGCATEVEKAPSSLPVPQQWRNQVGPAAAPEANWWRAFADPDLNRLVEQALRNNPDILTARSRVDQYRAQLRAATGDNFPTLDVGVGATRARTLSAATGAPHDGNVYQGLLQANYDVDLWGSRSSSIDAARASLAAQQAAAAAAELTIATSVASGYMSLLALDEQLRVTQATLATRENSLNLAQRQFEAGYTSRLEWMQAASEYQAAKAQIPQLEHQIRQQENALSILVGMNPRHIARQTRFAQVMPQRMPSLLPSQLLQRRPDIVQAQRQLLAADSSLASSQAKLLPSLNLTASGTLQTSVLHQLVDNPFRLWSVGGSVLAPLLNREALTAQVDVSMATRNQALYAYEKVVRNAFSEVNDALDAIEQTQAQLREVEKQQEIAADTLRIARNRYQNGYASYLDELDAQRTLFSAQLNVVQLKNTLLQAQIDLYRALGGGWQP